The genomic interval TCTTGATGAACCCGCCGACCTCATGCGCGGCGTCGGTCATCGCTCCCCGGCGCAGCAACAGATATTGCATGACCGAGGATATCAGACCGATTCCGCTCAGCTTCTGGTTGGAACTGTGGCCGCGGATGCGCCAGTCGATCGCGACATAGCGATGCTCGCGCAGGTTTTCCCCCACAAGGGGGCTATGCGCCGTGACCGTGATGCCCAGAGACTTCAGCCGCTGCGCATCGCCGATGCCGGAAAGCTCCAGCAAACGGGGCGATTCGACCGCTCCGGCGGAGAGGATGATTTCACCCTCGCAGCCGATGGTCCTGCCTTCGACCACGATGCCCACGGCGCGGGTGCCTTCGAAGGCGATCCTTTCGGCGGATTTGCCGGTCAGGACATAAAGGTTGGGCCGTTTGCGGGCCGGGTCGAGAAAAGCCCGCGCGGCAGAGAAGCGCTCTCCCTTCCACGTGGTGGTGGCCTGATATCCCATGCCCTCGTCCGCGACGACATCGACCGCGTTCACATCGCTGACGGTCGGAACGCCCATTTCGGCGCCCGCGCGCAATATCGCATCGGTAACCGGATTGCCATGCCTTGCCACCGAAATGCGCAATGGTCCGCCCGTGCCGCGCCACGCGGCCGCGCCCAGCGCGTGATCCTCCAGCGCGACGAAATGCGGGCCCATGCGGTCCCAGCCCCACCCGTCGCAACCGGCCCTTTTCCAGTCATCATAATCCTGCGGTGCGCCGCGCATGTAGACCATGCCGTTTACCGAACTGGAACCACCAATACCGCGGCCCTTCAGCCATGTTTCCTCGGGCTGGTTGCCAGCCGGGGTGACGCCATAGGCAAAGACGTGCGGATTGGCCGGATCGAGCAGCTTGCCCACACCGCGCGGCATGCGGATCAGCGGGCTGTTGTCATCGGGGCCGCATTCGATAAGCAGCACCCTGTTGGCTGGGTTCGCGCTCAGCCTGTTGGCAAGGACGCAGCCCGACGAGCCGGCACCGACCACGATGTAATCGAATGACATCCCGTCCATCATGGCAAGCGTGCGATCCATTTTCTCTCCCGTCGATCAGGGATGTGTCGCGCTTGGGTGCCAGCCTCTGTCCTACCCGCTGACAGGTTGGTGCTTTTTTTGCGCTCCTAAGCTGGCGTGAAACCAGAAAAGACAAAGAGAGGAACGCGCAGATGGGTGATCCGACGCCGCAGCAATTGATCGACGAAGCGGGGCTGGACCAGGAAATGGCCGCCGGTGTCATGCCCGGCCTTTCCGCCGCGCTGGCCGCTCTTGGGGAAGAGGGCGGTCTTTCCGAGTCCGGTCATCAGCGAGCCCTTGCGCAGTTTCGCGACAATCTGGCGCGCCTTTCCGCCATTGCGGCTGACCGCAGGGCGCATCCGGAGATCGCCGATGTCGAGATTGTGCGCCCAGTCTTCATTCTGGGCCTTCCGCGCTGCGGAACGTCGATCCTTCACGCGCTGATCGGGGCGGACCCGCAGATCCGCACCCCGCTGCAATGGGAGGTTGCCGCGCCATCGCCGCCGCCCGATGCCGCGACCTTCGATACCGATCCGCGCGCGGACGGGTTCGACGCCTATGTGCAGGAGAATTTCACCGGCGCCTGGGCCGATGTGCTGAAGGCGCATCCGATCGGATCGCGCATACCGCAGGAATGCGGCATGATCCTTGAGACTGCGTTTCAGGGGATCAACCCGACGATGCTGTTCCGCTTGCCGTCCTATTACGACTGGTATCGCAAGACGGATACGCGGTTCGGCTATGGCGTGCACAAGATGTGGCTGCAGCATCTGGCATGGAAGAATCCGCGCAAGCGCTGGGTGCTGAAGGTGCAGGAACATGCGCACCACCTTGCCGAATTGCTTGCTGTTTATCCCGACGCGGTGCTGGTGCAGCCGCATCGTGATCCGGTTACGGTCATGGCGTCGATCTCTCGCCTGATCGAAGTGATCCGCTGCGTGTCTTTCGACCGGATCGACCGTGACGAACTGGGGCAGGAATTGCTGCACCTGTGGCACGACGGGCAGGCTGCAGCGCTTGCATGGCGCAAGGCCAATCCGCAGGTAAAGGTGCTCGACCTTGCCTTTCGCGACCTCATCGCGGACCCGGTCGAGGCGGTACGCAAGATCTATGGCCATGCCGATATCGATTTCACGGGCGAGAGCGAGGAAGCGGTATCGCGCTGGTGGCGTGAGCATCCTGCGGACAAGCACGGGCAGCACCGCTACGAGTTGGCGGACTATGGCCTGACGCGCGAGCAGGTCGAGGGTGTTTATGCCGATTACATTTCTGCCTACAGGCCATATCTGTGAGCCGCTGGGCCGATTATCTGGCGCAGCTTTCCTCGGCAGAGGACGTGCTTGCCATGCTTCCGGACGACGCCGGTCCGGCTGATGTCGCCGAAGCGGAGCGCATGCTTTTCATGGCGCTCGCTTCGGGTTGGCTGACCGCCTTTGCGGATCGCGACAACCCCGATTTCGTTCCGGCGGTCGGCACCCATTTCAACCTTGTCGGCACCAATCCCGATTTCATTTACGCGGCGGCCTCCATCGATGGCGATGGCAGCTACCTGCTAACGGGCGAGCGCGGTGAAAGCCTTTTCGTGCAGATGGATATCACGGCAGGCGGCCTAGGCGTGATGGATGCGTTGGGGCCATCGCTGGGGACGGTCGATTTCGACGATCTTGCGGTGGATGGGGAAGGGCGCTTTTCCCTGATGTTGAGCCATGAACGGCCTGCGGGCTGGAGCGGCGACTGGCGTCATCTCGATCCCTCGGCTCGATCGCTCTCCCTCCGTCAGGCCAGCTATGACTGGGGTGCGGAAAGGGAAGCGCGAATTGCCATTGAACGGACCGACATCGCCCATTCTCCCCGTCGGTGGACGCAAAGGGAAATCGGCGAGCGGCTGATGGCGCTATGCGGGTATCCCAAGCGGATCGGGACCATGTCCCTTGGCTTTATTGCTGCGCAACAACAAAAGGGTTTGTGGAACGCGGTCGAACATGACGACTGGGCGGGACGCGGCGGCGTTGAGGGGCAGCATTATTACCAGGGCCTGTTCCGGCTAGAACCTGGTAGCGCCCTGTTGCTGGAAAGCGCATTGCCCGATGCGGTGCGCTACTGGAACGTGCAATTGAACGACATGCGCTGGAACACGATCGATTGGATGAACCGTCAGTCGAGCCTGAATGGCGGGCAGGCGAGTATCGATGCCGATGGCAGGTTTCGCGCAGTGATCGCCTTGGATGATCCGGGCATCGCCAACTGGCTGGACCCGGGCGGTTATTCGGAAGGCTCGATCATGCTGCGCTGGAGCGGGGCGAGCAGTGGGCCGGAGCCGAGCCTGACCGTCGTTCCCCTCGACAAGCTTGATGCGCGGCTGCCTCCGGAGACGATACGGATTTCGCCAGCGGAAAGGCAAGAGGCCCTGCGCGCGCGCCGCCGTTCCGTGCAGATGCGCCGCCGTTGGTAGCAGAGCGCCGTCAGGCCGAGCCGAGCTTCTCCGCGCCGCCCGTCAGCACATCGTCGCCCATGCGCGCACGGGCCTGTTCCTCGTCCGCAAGGCCTTGGGCGGTGGGGTGCTGGACATCGTCCTTCGTCAACCTGCCGGTCAGCCTGTCCCAATGCGTGACCAGCAGGTCGTCGCGTTCGACGAGGTCTGACAGCGCAAGTTCCGGCGCGTCTTTCCAACCCTGCCAGCTGTCGGAGGAATTGACCTTGTAGATGCCGACATAACTATATCGCGGCGTGGTGGGGATCATCTGTCCATGGCTGCGAAACGCCAGCAGGGCTGCGCTGTGAACGCCCGGACGGCGCACGGCGGCAGGCAGATAGCTGTCGGCATACCATTCGCGCAATTCGGCGTCCTTGCCCGGTGCGGCATTGAACTGTTCGAACACGACGCCGCCCGAATGTTCGATTTCGGGGTCGTTGTTCCGGAATGCCAGCGGATAATAGTGATAATCCTCAAGCACGCTGTCATCGATGGCGGTGGTGACCATCATGCGGCTGGTCAGCGCATTCTCCCAATGCTCGCGCGAGAAACGTTCGGGATCGAATACATCGTAAAGGGCGAAATACTGCCAGTCATATTCCGGCGGGATGTCCATCGGCTGATGCGGACTGCGGCTGAAACGCTGCGCGGTGACAGAGCCGCGGAATCGCAGTGCATCGCGGATGTGGATGTTGGTGTACCAGTCGTCGAGGTCAGCCTCGCGCCCCGGACGCGCCTTGGTCAGTACGACGAGGACCGCTTCGATCATGCCTGCTATCCGCCAACGCGGGTAAAGGGCATGTGCGGCGCGCCCATCGTTTCGCGATAGGAGATCGGCTGCTTCCCGTCGAGATCGCTGACTCCGTAACGCGCGCCCATTTCGGCCCCGATCAGCGCCTGCCCGGTGAAGGACATTATCCTGGGGTCGGCGTACAGGGCTTGCAGTACGCGCGCGGCGAATTCGGGCGTCTCCCATTGGGGAAGGCTTTCGCGCATGTCGGGGGGCAGCATGTCGGCAGGCATGGCTTTCACCGCATCGGTCAGGATGAAGCCCGGCCAATAGGAAATCGCGGCCACGCCGTGCGGGGCAAGGTCGACCGCCATGTCGGCCATCATCTTGTCGGTTCCGGCCTTGGCCGCGCCATAGGCGGCCCCGTGGAAATAGGACACCGCGCCATAAAACGAAATGCTCGCGATCAGGCCCTTGCCCGCCTTGGCCATCATCGGTGCCGCATGCCACGAGGATACATAGTTGGAGCGAAGACCGACATCGATCATGTCGACAAGGTGCAAAGGCTTTTCCCAGAACGGACCGGGCGCGATCAGGTCCATCGCATGCACCGCCGCGGCATTGTTGACCAATATGTCGATCCGGCCTGCTTCATCCTTGATCCGGGCGAAGGCACTGGCGACCGATGCGTCGTCGGCATGGTCGCATGCGATGGCAATCGGCTTGCCGCCGCGGTCCGCGATTTCGCCGGACACCGCCGCCAGATCCGCCTCGTTCCGGCCCGTCACCACCACGGTAGCGCCATCGGCTCCGAACTCGCGGGCGATACCCCGGCCAAGGCCCCTTGTTGCTCCGGTAACGACTGCGACAATGCTCATTTTTTCTCCCCCTGTACCCGAGTGCCCTGCGGCAACGCATAGGCAATCAGCTCGTTGCTATATCCCGACAATATGCCGCCATGTCCGCCGGCGGCGATCACAACGAATTGCCGACCGGACCGGTCGGACCAGTAGGTCATGGGCGTGGCATTGCCGCCCGCCGGTAGTCGTCCATGCCAAAGCTCCTTGCCCGACCGAAGTTCATAGGCGCGGATCATGTGTTCCTGCGTGGCACCGATGAAGGCCAGTCCGCTGCCCGTGACCACGCCGCCGCCGATATTGGGCACGCCCATCGGGATCGGTATGCCAAGCGGCATCATCAGCGGGCCGCTATCGCGCGCCGTGCCGAACGGCTTTTGCCAAAGCAGCTTGCCCGAAACGAGGTCGACAGCGCTGACGAGCCCGTAGGGCGGCTCTGTACAGGGCGCGACGAGCAGGGACAGGAACGGCGCAACCGAGGCTGCATAGGGTGTCCCCGTTTGTGCCACGGGCCCTGCAACGTTTTCGTAACTTGGGACCGCAACGGGCTTCAGGCCGATCCTGTCGGCTTCTTCGCGCGGTATCAGGCGGTTGTAGTTCAGGACATGCGACGAATTCACGAATGCGATGCCCTGCACCGGATCGACAGCGATGCTGCCCCAGTTGTTGCCGCCCAGAGAGCCCGGCCAGATGATCGACGCGCGGTCGGTCTCGATCGGAGTCATGTGCCCGTCGAAACGCGCCTGCCGGAACTTCAGGCGACACCATGCCTGATCTACCAGCGCCATGCCCCACATGCTGCGCTCGCTTGGCCGCGGCCCTTCGAAACTGGGCAGGCCGACCGAGAACGGCTGCGTGGGCGACGCGCGGTCGCCATCTGCCTTCGAAGGCGTCACCGGCAATTCGGCAACCTCGGCGATGGGCTCTCCCGTGCGGCGGTCTAGCATGAACAGCTCGCCCCGCTTCGTCGGCTGCAGCAGGGCAGGGCGGCCGTCGGGCAGATCGAACAGGACAGGCTGCGATCCGACATCGTAGTCCCAGATATCGTGATGGGCCGTCTGGAAATGCCAGCGCGGCCGGCCGGTTTCAGCATCCAGCGCAACTACGCTGGTCGAGTATCTCTCCATTTCCGGCGTGCGGTGCAGCCCCGTATAATCCGGGGTGGCATTGCCCATCGGTACATAGACCATGCCCAGCTCTTCATCGGCGCTCATCACGCTCCAGCTGTTGGGCGTACCTGGGGTATAGGTCTCGCCCGGCGCAGGCTCGCCCATCCGGTCGGGGGCGCCCATGTCCCATGCCCATGCCAGCTTTCCGGTGATGGCATCATAGGCGCGGATCACGCCTGAAGGCTCGCCGACCATCTGGCCGTCGGTGACCCAACCGCCGATCACCAGCTTCCCCGAAACGAGCGTGGGCGGTGAGGAAACGTGGTAATAGCCCGTCGGGGCCTTGCTCATGCCGCGTAGCAGATCGACTTCACCTTCTTTGCCAAAATCGGTGCAGGGCTGCCCTGTCTGCGGGTCGAGGGCGATCAGGCGGCTGTCGATAGTCGCGGTGTAGATCCGCGCGGCACAGCTTTCGCCGGCTGCCGCATCGGGCGCCGCGAAGTAAGTGACGCCCCTGCATGTCTGGCCGAAAACCCCGGTCGCGTCGGCATGGGCTTCAAAGCGCCAGATCTGCTTACCGCTTTCGGGATCGAGGGCGATGACGTCATTATAGCCGGTGCAGACATACAGCCGGTCGTCAACCATCAGCGGGGTTGCCTGAAAAGGCGCGGGCTGACCGTTCGGTTCTCGCCCGGTCGAATAGCGCCACACCTCTTGCAGCGCACCGACATTGGCAGGGGTGATCTGGTCAAGGGGCGAAAAGCGGCGTCCTGCCTGCAGATTCCCGTAATGATGCCATTCGCCGTCGCGCGCAGATGCGGGCGCTCCGGCCAGACCGGCAAGATCGGTGCCGCCGGTGATACGGTCGTTCCAGAAAGTCCACGAAAGCCCCGCAAGCAGACCCAGAAGCGCCACGCCCAACATTCCGCCGCTGATCCGCGTGACGGGGACGACGCCCAGCGATCGCCGCACCCATGGGGTAAGCAGCCAGATGCCGATGACCGTAAGCAAGCCCATCCGGCCCAGCAGTGGCCAGAAGGCGAAGCCCGCTTCCCAAACCGACCATGCCAGCGAAAGGGTCCATATGGCGGCATAGACATAAAGCGCTCTTGCCGATTGACGCCAAAGCAATCCGGCGACGGCAATGAATGCCAGACCGCCAGCCACATAATATGGCGAACCGCCCGCCAGCAGAAGTTGTGCGCCGATCCAGATCAGACTGATGCCCAGAAGCAGCACCAGTATTGCCAGCAAACGATTTAACCAGGTCACTTCGTTGCAATCTCACTTTTATGCGGATCAGGGCACAAGTGCACTGGGGCCACCGAACGCCATGCGTGCGATCACGGCGGGGGCGATATTGATCGCTAGGAAAGTCACCTGAAAAAGCAATACCATGCCCCACAGCCGAGCCCATTCCCGGCCGAGGCCGGCGGGCTTGGTCGCTGCGCCAAGGCGAACCTCATGCGCCATGAATCCTTGTGGATCGCGATCGGCAAGCATCCCGACGAACCAGCCAGCCCACAGACCGATGAGCAGGGGGAAAACGAGCGGCAACCGTCCCTGTTCGCTTTCCAGCGCTGGTCCCACCACCGAATCATAGGTCCACCAGCCGTTGGCGACTGAACTGCCCTCGACATAGATCTGATAGGCAAGGAAGAGCGGAAACGCGGTCATGAACGATAGCGCATAGGCCGATCGAGCAGGGAATTTGCGCTTGAGGAACAGCACCAGCGAGGTCAGCAAGGGAATCGAGACGGCAAACCACCATCCCCAGCTGAACGGCATGAACAGCGGCTTCACCGGCGTCGTATAGGCCATCTCGCCCCAGAATGGCAGGCGCGCGAATTGGGGGTTCCATGCGACATAGGCGCCCCAGTCACCGAAAAATTCCTGCCAGAAACCGCTTGAGGCTGCGATCAGCATCAGACCGAAAAGCGGGATGCGGCGGTTCTTCACCGCAAGCGCCGCGGCCGCCAGAAGCAGCGCACTCCACAGATAGATGCTGCCGATTTCCATCACCCATGGATTGACGGGGTCGCCCATCGTCTGGGCGGCGAGCGCCTCAGGACTCATCGCGCCATTGCCTTGATGTGTTCGGGAAGGTTGTGGTTGTAGCATTTCTTTTCGTAGAGGCCGGAAATGCGCCAGCCGTTCTGGGTGCGGCGGAACTGGTGGATGTACCACAGGCCGAAGAAGATTGTCTGGGGCTGCCCATCATCGCCGGGAACGACCATCGGGTTTGTGCAGACCGACCGCGTTTCGCAGCGATCACCGTCAAAGCTGTATTGCGTGGTCGAAACCGCATGCTGCGACATCGGCACGGGCCCAAGACTGGCTGCGAGGAACGACTTGATATCGGCCAGCGAACCTTTGACGCCGACCATTTCGCTATAGTCGATTACGGCATCATCGGTGAAATAGCCGTCAAGGGCATCGAAGTCCTTGTTGTCCACGGCATAGCAATATCCCACCATCAGGTCCTGAATCTCGAACCTGTCCGACATTTCTTCGATCGAAAGCACGGCAGTCTCCCTTCTGTCCGCTTATGCCACATGAATGTGCGGGTAATCGCCGGTCTGTTCCTGCCGATTGGTAGGTTGCAGACCGCAGCATGGAATTGAAAAGGGCCGCGATCGACGGCCGTATCCCTCTTCGGGCCTGGTCAGACGTATCCCTACGCTGCAAGATCGCAGCTCGACATAATGGAGAGTTTTTATGGCTGGACGGATCCCGCCCTTCACACTGGATGATTTCAAGCTTTCGCCCGAAAAGCGTGCCGAGATTTGCGAAGGCCTGACCGAACGTCAAACGTTCATGGTCAACCAGTGGATGAACCTGCACGACAAGCTGAACGTAGGCGACTGGTCCGGATTCGACGAGTTCATGGACAAGGACAAGATGACCTACGACAATCCGAACCGGCCCGATCTGGGGACGTTCGAAGAGTGGAACAGCTCGCCCCGCGCGCTTTTCACTACGTTCCCGCCGTCGGTCTACCGCACGCTCAAAGCATGGGGCCGTGGCGACGACGAGATCTGCGTCCTGTGCCACCACCACGGCAAGCACACGGGCGGCCCCTACATGGGTGTTCAGCCGACGGGCAATCAGCTCGACGTGCTCTGGTTCAGCTGGATCAAGTTCGACGGCGACAAGATCGTGCACATCTATTCCATCTCGGACGTGCTTTCGATGCTGATCGACCTTGAAGTGATCGAGGCTCCGCAGCCGGTCGATCCCTACAAGTAAGGCAGCGCCAGTCATGACGCGAAAGGGGGGCAATTCTGCCCCCCTTTTTCGCGTCATAGCGCGACCGGCCGCGTCGCTGGGTTAGAGGCTGAAACCGCCATCCACGATGATCGTCTGGCCAGTAATATACGACGCCCGGTCCGAGGCGAGGAAGCGAACCGCTTCAGCCACGTCCTCACCGTTGCCAAAGCGGCGCAGGGCGATCGTCTTCTTCTGCTGTTCCCAGATTTCAGGCGTGTAGAGCCTCTTGACGAATTCTGCGCCAAGGCCGGCGTCGATGATTCCGGGCGCCACCATATTGGCGCGGATACCAAACTTGCCTTCTTCCTTGGCGATTGCGCGGCCCAGCGCTTCCATGCCTGCCTTGGGAACCGAAGATAGCGCATCGCCGGGCGGGAAGGTGTAGTTTGCGACCGACACAACGATCACGAAATTACCGCTTCCTTGCTGGCGGAACACGGGCAGTGCTGCTGCAACGACGCGCATCAGGCCGAGCAATTCGGTCTCGATCACCTCGCGCCACTGGGGTTCCTCAATCCGGCTGACGAAAGGCTGTTCGATGGCGACACCCGATGCAAATACCACCGCATCGATCCGCCCAAAATGATCACTCGCCGCCGCGATAGCCGAACTCACGGACACAGGCTCGGTCAGGTCGCACGGCACCGGCCAGCCCTCGCAGAATTCCGGCAATTGAGTGGCAAGCTCTTCAGCGGCCGATTTGTTCGAGCGATAGGAAAGCGCAATCCCATCAAAATCCTGCGCAAGTGCGTGCGCGCAGGCCCGGCCGAGGCCACCGGTCGCGCCGATGACGAATGCTGTCCTCCCGCTCATCCGGCGGCATCCGCAGAAACGCGAGCCAGCTGATCGAGCAGTTTTGCTGCGAATTCGTCATTGCGGTCGGCGGTGAACATGTGGCCCACGCCTTTCGCGATCAGCACTTCAAGCTGGGGAGCAAGCTTCTGGAAACGCGCTGTATTATCGTCATGAACCAAGTGGCTTAGTTCCGCACGGACCATGACGACAGGCGAAGAAACGCGTGCCGCCGCTGCGAGTACCGCCTCGTTCTCACTGGCGGGGTGGAGGAATTCGTCCTTGCCGGTCGCAGGGTCCCAGTGCCAGTGCCATCGCCCGGCAGGATCCTGCCTCATGGAACGGCCAAGGCGCGATGCATCGTCGATGCGGGGTTGCTCCAGATGGAGGGCCAGTGCGTCTGCAGCCGCATCGAGACTTGGATAGCCATCCGCTCCCTCGGCAAAGAATCGGCGGATTCCGTCAATCGCGTGATTGGGCATGTCCGGCGCGA from Croceicoccus marinus carries:
- a CDS encoding SDR family NAD(P)-dependent oxidoreductase; the protein is MSGRTAFVIGATGGLGRACAHALAQDFDGIALSYRSNKSAAEELATQLPEFCEGWPVPCDLTEPVSVSSAIAAASDHFGRIDAVVFASGVAIEQPFVSRIEEPQWREVIETELLGLMRVVAAALPVFRQQGSGNFVIVVSVANYTFPPGDALSSVPKAGMEALGRAIAKEEGKFGIRANMVAPGIIDAGLGAEFVKRLYTPEIWEQQKKTIALRRFGNGEDVAEAVRFLASDRASYITGQTIIVDGGFSL
- a CDS encoding sulfotransferase family protein codes for the protein MGDPTPQQLIDEAGLDQEMAAGVMPGLSAALAALGEEGGLSESGHQRALAQFRDNLARLSAIAADRRAHPEIADVEIVRPVFILGLPRCGTSILHALIGADPQIRTPLQWEVAAPSPPPDAATFDTDPRADGFDAYVQENFTGAWADVLKAHPIGSRIPQECGMILETAFQGINPTMLFRLPSYYDWYRKTDTRFGYGVHKMWLQHLAWKNPRKRWVLKVQEHAHHLAELLAVYPDAVLVQPHRDPVTVMASISRLIEVIRCVSFDRIDRDELGQELLHLWHDGQAAALAWRKANPQVKVLDLAFRDLIADPVEAVRKIYGHADIDFTGESEEAVSRWWREHPADKHGQHRYELADYGLTREQVEGVYADYISAYRPYL
- a CDS encoding SDR family NAD(P)-dependent oxidoreductase → MSIVAVVTGATRGLGRGIAREFGADGATVVVTGRNEADLAAVSGEIADRGGKPIAIACDHADDASVASAFARIKDEAGRIDILVNNAAAVHAMDLIAPGPFWEKPLHLVDMIDVGLRSNYVSSWHAAPMMAKAGKGLIASISFYGAVSYFHGAAYGAAKAGTDKMMADMAVDLAPHGVAAISYWPGFILTDAVKAMPADMLPPDMRESLPQWETPEFAARVLQALYADPRIMSFTGQALIGAEMGARYGVSDLDGKQPISYRETMGAPHMPFTRVGG
- a CDS encoding alpha/beta fold hydrolase, translated to MTANGTMRPASSPTRDRVNTRATPKQCLYPPKLYGTKVRYQGDGLELAGEAFGDPQAPPVLFFHGGGQSRSSWRGSARKVGEAGYYGIAFDLRGHGESDWAADGDYHVDAFARDVGSLLDQFDHHVVLVGASRGGQASLIAGSRHPEKVRLIMLADVAPDMPNHAIDGIRRFFAEGADGYPSLDAAADALALHLEQPRIDDASRLGRSMRQDPAGRWHWHWDPATGKDEFLHPASENEAVLAAAARVSSPVVMVRAELSHLVHDDNTARFQKLAPQLEVLIAKGVGHMFTADRNDEFAAKLLDQLARVSADAAG
- a CDS encoding ester cyclase produces the protein MAGRIPPFTLDDFKLSPEKRAEICEGLTERQTFMVNQWMNLHDKLNVGDWSGFDEFMDKDKMTYDNPNRPDLGTFEEWNSSPRALFTTFPPSVYRTLKAWGRGDDEICVLCHHHGKHTGGPYMGVQPTGNQLDVLWFSWIKFDGDKIVHIYSISDVLSMLIDLEVIEAPQPVDPYK
- a CDS encoding membrane-bound PQQ-dependent dehydrogenase, glucose/quinate/shikimate family; this encodes MLLLGISLIWIGAQLLLAGGSPYYVAGGLAFIAVAGLLWRQSARALYVYAAIWTLSLAWSVWEAGFAFWPLLGRMGLLTVIGIWLLTPWVRRSLGVVPVTRISGGMLGVALLGLLAGLSWTFWNDRITGGTDLAGLAGAPASARDGEWHHYGNLQAGRRFSPLDQITPANVGALQEVWRYSTGREPNGQPAPFQATPLMVDDRLYVCTGYNDVIALDPESGKQIWRFEAHADATGVFGQTCRGVTYFAAPDAAAGESCAARIYTATIDSRLIALDPQTGQPCTDFGKEGEVDLLRGMSKAPTGYYHVSSPPTLVSGKLVIGGWVTDGQMVGEPSGVIRAYDAITGKLAWAWDMGAPDRMGEPAPGETYTPGTPNSWSVMSADEELGMVYVPMGNATPDYTGLHRTPEMERYSTSVVALDAETGRPRWHFQTAHHDIWDYDVGSQPVLFDLPDGRPALLQPTKRGELFMLDRRTGEPIAEVAELPVTPSKADGDRASPTQPFSVGLPSFEGPRPSERSMWGMALVDQAWCRLKFRQARFDGHMTPIETDRASIIWPGSLGGNNWGSIAVDPVQGIAFVNSSHVLNYNRLIPREEADRIGLKPVAVPSYENVAGPVAQTGTPYAASVAPFLSLLVAPCTEPPYGLVSAVDLVSGKLLWQKPFGTARDSGPLMMPLGIPIPMGVPNIGGGVVTGSGLAFIGATQEHMIRAYELRSGKELWHGRLPAGGNATPMTYWSDRSGRQFVVIAAGGHGGILSGYSNELIAYALPQGTRVQGEKK
- a CDS encoding nuclear transport factor 2 family protein, coding for MDNKDFDALDGYFTDDAVIDYSEMVGVKGSLADIKSFLAASLGPVPMSQHAVSTTQYSFDGDRCETRSVCTNPMVVPGDDGQPQTIFFGLWYIHQFRRTQNGWRISGLYEKKCYNHNLPEHIKAMAR